In one window of Nocardiopsis aegyptia DNA:
- a CDS encoding DUF397 domain-containing protein: MTAHNGISATELTGAAWQKAKRSNSQGACVEMARLADGSIAVRNSRFPSGPALVYTQEEIDCLIHGAKDGDFDNLVS, encoded by the coding sequence ATGACCGCTCACAACGGCATCAGCGCCACCGAGCTCACCGGCGCCGCCTGGCAGAAGGCCAAGCGCAGCAACTCCCAGGGCGCCTGCGTCGAGATGGCTCGCCTGGCCGACGGTTCCATCGCCGTGCGCAATTCGCGTTTCCCCTCCGGTCCCGCGCTCGTGTACACGCAGGAGGAGATCGACTGCCTCATCCACGGCGCGAAGGACGGCGACTTCGACAATCTGGTCAGCTAG
- a CDS encoding ATP-binding protein, protein MECAEAVAEPTGGWWLKVLTHGSRRWNTPVCGDRHDAVTWGLEAQAHAVGAAREISEALLREWDMEYLTGDVALVVSELVTNAVRHGEPLVLTRRSAEGIQLSLMRSGREFICAVRDGADRLPSRREPDPAVEGGRGLALVSAFAREWGVIPTPPGGKFVWAQFV, encoded by the coding sequence ATGGAGTGTGCGGAGGCGGTGGCGGAGCCGACCGGGGGATGGTGGCTCAAGGTCCTGACGCACGGTTCCCGCCGCTGGAACACGCCGGTCTGCGGCGACCGCCATGACGCGGTGACGTGGGGCCTGGAGGCCCAGGCCCACGCCGTGGGGGCCGCACGCGAGATTTCGGAGGCCCTTCTCCGAGAATGGGACATGGAGTACTTGACCGGGGATGTCGCCCTGGTCGTTTCCGAATTGGTCACCAATGCCGTGCGCCACGGCGAGCCGCTGGTCTTGACCAGGCGCAGCGCCGAGGGCATTCAGCTGTCCCTGATGCGCAGCGGGCGGGAATTCATCTGCGCCGTCCGTGACGGCGCAGATCGCCTGCCGAGCAGAAGGGAGCCCGATCCGGCGGTCGAGGGCGGGCGGGGACTTGCCCTGGTGAGCGCTTTCGCGCGAGAGTGGGGTGTGATTCCCACACCGCCGGGCGGAAAGTTCGTTTGGGCGCAATTCGTGTGA